The DNA window CACATCGTGCGTTTCGTTTTTACGCATTGCCAACTGCGTAAACCAAACCCTGATGCGCTGATTAGGTCAGGCGCGCGGAGCCAAGAGGAGGGGATAGAAGAAACAAAACAGCGCGCTTCCAAATGATGTTGCGTTTCAGGTGACGGAGGAGGGATTCTGCACACCTTCAAAGCCACAGCGCTTCCTGCGCCGGCACATCTGCGGTATATAAAGTGGCCAGTCAGCCGGCAAGCTGAGTTCTTCCCAGTTTGCGTGCAGTATAGTAAACGTCAAGAGACCATCGCTCTGTTTTTCTCAGAATCGGGAGATATCACTTCTTATCAAATATATTTCAGCACCATAACCTGACTAACCACAAACATAAGGTAATGTTGTCTTTTTACACAGATTACAGGTTATTTTATTTGGATGATTGATAGTGGCACTGCCGTTGTTAACTTCTGCCCACAAAcatgtcaaactttttttttctttctcagatccatccatccatccccgtGGAATATAACGGAGTTGAAAACCTGAATCATTAATCATGCATGAAAGTTACCTTGCCATCGATATCCTGCTATTATGCATATCTTGCGGAGCAAGTGCTTGGGCAGCGTACAAGCCCTCGGCGTCTTCGACCATTCCAATTACCAATTTTACCGATATTGGCGCAGCCATGAACTTTCGCGCTGAGACCGTGAGCTTGCCGAAAACCAGACGGAAGCGCTACATCTCCCAAAACGACATGCTTGCCATTCTCGATTACCACAACAAAGTCAGAGGGAAAGTTTTTCCTCCGGCTTCCAACATGGAGTATATGGTAAGTTGCCTATTTCCTTTGGCAAATTGTACAGCCATCTTGACGTTGAATgatgaggatttttttttctgggttaGTAGGCAcatactaataataacaatggcttacatttaaatgtgttattttttaatGGTTAGTAAGCAGAACATTTCTAACATAATGATCCATAACTGTTCATATTTGCTTGCCAGCCCAGTAAAGTTGTCTGTGGTTAAGTTGGTGAGGTAGCCCTAACCACAGACTTGCATAAGTGAGTGTGAATGGGGAGTTTGGCTACTCAGTGTGTGGACATGACAAATGTCAATTGGATGAGTTTGGCCATTTGGTTTGACCAGCTGCCGAACAGATCCAAACTTGGTAGACCACCAAAGTGGAGTCAGCCTGGCCCCTGACCACAGGGGGGTTATCAAGGCACAAGCTGGAGCAGTGCTGCACTGAACTGGCGCACAAGCCTCTTTGCCGGTTGTCTACACGTGCTCTTGAAGCAACACACCAAGGCACTGCACCATAGTCAGTGGTTAGTGGTAGGGCATGAAGAGTAGTCTTTTGGCTTCATGAACAGTGCCCTGGACCCAATGCCACTGTGAGGCATGGGAGGACTTTATTATTGCACTGGGGCGACCCACATGGTGTGGATTAGGCACTAAAATGTTGGACTGTGCCACTTAGCTTACAGGCACAGTCTGCaatacactcctctctctctcacacacacacacacacacacacacacacacacacacacacacacacacacacacacacacacacacacacacacacacacacacacacacacacacacacacacacacacgattgtaaTGAAATTCAGTTAACCATCCTTCACGCTCCACTCGTCGTCTGGCTAAGCAATTGTTGTTCAAAAAATCCCCTCTGGATGTTTGTACACAGCATTGGCTTtgtcaaacaataaacaaacatgtTGGCTCAGCATGAGCCCATAAACAACCGCAACCAATCAATGGGCTGGGCTTCAAGATTCCGACTATGGGGGGGATGGGGCATTGATTTGATTGGTTCGTATATCCCAGGACCtctctgcaaaaaaaaataaaatcggaACCATATTGCAGACTGGACGCTTTTTGGAGGAGCTATTTGATAGGCACGCGTCTGGGTCCGATTTGGGCTGGACGTGGGCCAGACTTGGCACGGAGTGCTTTGGCTATCTGTACCCCTGAGAGGTCAGTTGTGTGGCTGCtgcggctgcggctgctgctgtgctgtgctgttactACTCCATGCAGAGTGAGTTGGCTCGCACTGCCGTGTCTCTGGCACGGAAGAGGTGCTGGCAAACAGACACAAGGTCCTTTCACTGCCATTAAGGATGGGGAGTACAAATGCAAACTCTGCAAATGTTTGGGTGCTACTTGCCTGCCCCCCTGCCACCTGaggttccttgtgtgtgtgtgtgtgtgtgagtgtctgtgtgcatgtgtgtgtgtgtgtgcgtgtgtgtgcgtgtgcgcgtgtgtgcgcgcgtgtgagtgtgtgtgcgtgtgtgtgtgagagagagagaaagagagggagagagagagtgcgtatgtgtgtttgagagtgtgtgttgttttgcaACTGGCTTTGATGTTATGCTGTCTGCCGCTACCGTGCAGCTTTGCAACTCTTGTCTGGGGTTCAACCAGTTCACACAGCTGTGTCGAGCCAAGTCCCGCTCAGCTGCAACAGAAACTACTTTCAGCCCGATTAACACACAGGCAGCCACAATGCATATTCAGTGATGCTTTTGctcttttttcttccctcttttcatttttttctcttttttctttttccctctccctcttttccccctGCAGGTTTGGGATGAAACGCTGGCCAAAACCGCCGAGGACTGGGCTGCTACTTGTTTGTGGGAACACGGGCCCCGCAGTCTGCTCAGATTTCTGGGTCAGAACCTCTCGGTCCGAACTGGCCGGTATGTATCCATCCATACTGCACGTGTTCTCCCCTCTTAAAGGCCTGAATGCACAATAGAGAAACTTCTCTCCCACTCCATCCATCACTCAAGAAAGTGCTTGGTGGCAAGCGAAAGTGTCTGCAGACCGTGAAAAATAGGGTCTCCTACCGTTTTAAAAGTGCTATAAAGCAGAGAGGCCAAGTGCGCTTCGCTTCGTTAGGCGGCTAGTAGCACTGCTAAGATAGTGGAACTGTCCAGAGAGAACCTTCTGAATTGTGTCAGAAGGTTAGACCATGAAGAAAGAGATTCTGGAATAATTCGCTTCaatgagaaagagatggaaatCGCTCTCCTAATATGGTCCAATGTTCTCCTTGCCTGCTTGAGACTTCTACTCTCGAGTATGCTAACGTTCAAGGATTTTAGTGGAACTTCTCCGTCGTGTGAACTGCAGGTTGTGTGTCACACCCATGGctatgggtgccgctaggggggggggaagatgttacagattctaagggcccaagcactgacaaaggcccttaagggggcccaacattcaaatctttcatagggcccaaaaattCTAGCGGCGCCCCTGCCCATGACTGTGTGTTAAAGGGGTACTCGTTGTGTGTTGCGTGCAGCTATAGATCCATCCTCCAGCTGGTGAAGCCGTggtatgatgaggtgaaggacTACTCGTTCCCCTACCCGCGCGACTGCAACCCCAGGTGCCCTTTAAAGTGCTACGGGCCCATGTGCACCCACTACACACAAGTAAGTGCCCATATCTACAGctctatgcacaaacacacacatgtagtacatggccacgtgcacgcgcgcacacacacacacacacacacacacacacacacacacacacacacacacacacacacacacacacacacacacacacacacacacacacacacacacacacacacacacacacacacacacacacacacacacacacacacacacacacacacacacacacattgcagcatAGATGTGAAGTAAGTGCCCATATCTACAGctctatgcacaaacacacacatgtagtacatggccacgcgtgcacgcgcacacacacacacacacacacacacacacacacacacacacacacacacacacacacacacacacacacactgcagcatagATGCATGgatgagatggatggatggatgatctaCACATCTATACATTCAAATGCATGCACTCAACCACGCATGACAGAGCGGTAACCTTTCTCTGCCCTCCTCGTAGATGGTGTGGGCGACCTCAAACAAAGTGGGCTGCGCCATCCATACCTGTCACAACATGAACGTATGGGGCTCGGTATGGAAGAGGGCAACCTACCTTGTGTGCAACTATTCTCCCAAGTAAGTGCATTCGCCACGCCGTGTTATTCTTGCACAATGCTGTCTCTGTGTATCGCAGGCGAGCGCCCGCGTTTGATCCGACATATGGGCCTAGCCCCAGTGCCCCGGAGTTCACACGACCCAGCAACCACAGACCAGGGGTGAAACCTCAGCACACATGTCATTGTGTCTTCTCGGTGCAATGTGTCACCGAGGTGTGAAAAAAAAGAGTAAGCCACATGATGCACACGGGCGCAgccctctccgctctctcttcAAAGAGCTCTCTtgaccctctgtctctcgaaaTAGTACGACCGCAGCAACGTTCCTGTGCCACGGAGCAATACTCGGAATTTCAGAGGCACTCTGACTCCCAAGTCTTGAAGCTGTAACAATCAAAGGGTCCCGTGACTGCCCTTGTGGGTTTAATGGTTTAATCAAGTTGAGAGAGTTCACGACGGGATTTTTTTCTTCCCCCAGAGACCTAGGTTTTCTCATTACTATTCACCCCATGTCTTTTGATACTATTGACTCAGCACTGGGCCATATCTATTATAGTCCCACAGAGCATGCAAAATGTGATGCAATATGTGTCCTCTGTGTGTTGCTGCTCCCCAATGTTACATAACAGTGGAGCGGTACACGCACTGTACAATTTgagcaacagtttttttttttgtagcctcttactgcagcaggggtcgccggcgaccctattcacttactgaaaatgcttaactacatcataacaacattgacatgacattacagagagccatagtgctgcactaaggggttaaaacattttaggggcttttatgcctttatttgacagaacagtcaaagatggtgacaggaagcgaatgggacagagagacaggggaggatcgggaaataacccggggtccccgtgggtgggcatgcaagcccaaatgtagggggcttagcgcgctgcgccacagcgccccaccCCCAATTTGAGCAAGTTTTGACGGACTCCTTGAGCATTCTATGAATTCCTGCGTTCTACTAGAATGCAGGATTTGAAACCAGATTTGATGGTGACTACTACTCAAGACTAATACGCAAGAACACAAGAAGGGAGCAGATGAGAGACTATcatttgttctgttttttgttgttgtgtggttATATACGAGCTAGAATTTTTTTTACTGAAAGCGCCGTAGCCTCTTCCTGCAGATGGGGtccccggcgggcctattcactttttgctggaaatactcaactacatcataacaacattgctatggcattactgagagccttaagtaacagattaagccatattagccattacaattttggtgacagttaaGTTAACAtatgctctgcactaaggggttaaccctatccagactgggggggggctaaaagtgcccgcaccaactttgatgtagtataattccttaacgacttaagctatgactacgaaacttggtgacttttcctaacatttagttggctacagtttagtaccaaaagattatgttcatcatttttgccgttgccatggcaacggttttctgacaggtatgtctgaccgaaaatcactgatctaagtctcattattgttcctttttcatattttttttgttatttccattagcatcagacagctttgtgagcattaaagtggtctgaagcatataatcattaaaatgtaagtgcattacctaaatttgatggaaaatacattatggcgagattttgggtattataaacagatgatgtcataatgacgtcataataccagataatgacacaaaaatgatgtcattcatagatgtccatatgtagatcatctccccaaagtttggtggtcataccgtattccgttcatgagttatgaggggggggtcaaaagagcccccccccaggcccaggaatgccaaaaaagcccagtctgaatagggttaatgtcTCGTGTTCTCCAGACCATTGGTCATATGAACACCTGTGATGGCTTCTTCTTCTGTGCTCATTTCCCATGCAAGGAGTTGTTAACAcatggttttctctctctctctctctctctctctctctctctctctctctctctctctctcgtcgcagAGGGAACTGGATTGGGGAGGCCCCGTACAAAGTGGGCGTGCCGTGCTCCATGTGTCCCCCCAGCTATGGGGGTTCCTGCAGTAACAACATGTGCTTTCCTGCTGTGAACTCCAACTATCTGCACTGGTTTAAATAAACACACCAGTGCCGACgcgacacgcacacagacagcctCTTGACCCAGATCCTCCCATCCCATGTTCCTGCTcttctccccatccccattccagaGACTTCTTTTTCTCCCAAGGATTTGCACAGCATTCCTGGATGTATCCTCGTTTGTATGTATATATGGGCCTATTTAAAATATGACCCTACGTTGTAAGGCAACAGTCATCTGCAATGAAAGATAACAAAAAATCTGTATGAATGTTACTGTTTTATCTTCGGTTACTGTTGTATTGGTATTGCTTAAATATGTATGTTGCCTTCACCATGGGGATAGGTTAATTTGTATATTGTTATATACACCGTAATTTCATCACTGTTTGAAATGGTGCTGAATTAACTCTGTTGTATAGGACAGTCAAACGCATGTTGCTGCTAAAACAGTTCCATGGTGCTATGGATGGTGCATTCTAGTGATGGTGCTGTTCACTTCATTCAGCCAGCCGTCCAGCTAACAAACTCACAGGATTGTCTCAAGACATTGTTCTGCCCAGAACCGTAGGGCGGGggtattggggggtgggggggtggcaggGTGAGTCGGTTGAGCAGGAGAGCAGATGGGGACACAAACGTGGCGTTGTTCTCCTTCAAAGCACCCCGTGGAGCCATGATCAGAGAGCAATCATTCACGGGTCCAGATCCAATTACCTTTTGCTTAACCTGCAAATTGGGTTTgcttgtgtgttggtgtttttttcttcccttaGGCGTATTTTTGGCCAAGGAAGAGGCAAAAACACTCTCAGAGAAAATGAAAATCTGACAGTATAAGATGGTCAAGGGCAGAACTCAATTGTGGATCATGTCTGGGCCAGTGCTGGCCCAGATTGGGGCCACTCCCTGCTGTCAGGTCATTTGTTTTATGGATCAAGCTCATATCATATTACTCATATAAGTTCTATGGCTTTCATTTTGTCTGCCAAGGTGAAGCTGCAATTTCCGTGTATCATAGCTGCTTGCCATACATGGCATACGTCATCACACAGTACATGAAGCTCTATGGACAGCATTCCTTACGATCAAATGTTAATGGGTTTGATCTCGACACAACATCATATGTTGTGGTGTCATTGTCTTTGAAGACTTATTTATGCACATATTTTTTCTACAATACAGGCATAGCATTTCACCCGCAATGTATATTGTACTGTAATGCATAGCGATACCATTATGTACTTCGTAGAATGGTGTAGAAAGTTGTACTGACATGACGCCTACACTCATGTAAGGCACGAAACACTCCTGCCATTAGAAATCACTGACTGCATTTACAGACATGGACCATCCCGgtttcaaatggaatattgtgacaagttccagaatattcagtttacatgtgtggaacagtATTCTGCAACCAGAATATTCCTGGAACACAGCCACACATTCGGAATCATAAAGAGTTACGTAACTGCCATAATTCTGTTGAAAAAAACTCAGTAATATTTCTCAACTGAGCTCATTATAGAAATCGGTATAGGAATCAGTGTAGATCTCAATCTCTACACAAAACCAAGGAGACCTTGGTGCACCTTAAGTGTTCTTATATGTCCACATAATCAAAACATTTCTGTATGTGCATAATGTACATACATATTTTACATATATTCACAGTACGTCTGTTTTTGTAATTTAAAGACAATAATTGTATGGCATAAACTGAAGATAAGTGTGTTTGTACAGTTCAAATGTTTTGATTTATATGTGATGATACGTGATCACATGTAAGTCTTTTTTACTTAATGAAGTATTGACTTCAgcgcttttgttttgttttgttttgttttgttttgtgttgcttTGTGAATGTACTGTCCACCACCATAGCAGTAGACTCCACTGAGATTTCTGACGTCTAAAAAGGGCACAAATTTAGTTTCAAAGCTGGAGGACGTTACGCTTGTCAGATCTCAACTACAGTTTCTGAAAACAACTCTGTGAAACTGTTGACTGGCCATCCAGTTCTCTGACCAGAAAACAAGGAGTATAAAGAAAACAGTCTGGGAagagacaaaaaaatgtttttgtttgttttgtgttttgtatttgttGTGATTGTCTATAGAGAGCAATTACATTATTTTATCAGCACTGACTGTATTTAAgtttatgtttttttatatttatggTGTTCAATGAAAAGTGCTTGCTGTTGTATTTTATACTTTTAATAATAAAAGGAAAACATTATGCTTCAACCAGGACTCGTCTGCTAGTGCTTTTCTGTTCTGAATTTGCCAGTGACCTTGCTAtgcattctctctccatctctcttttcctctctcttcacccTCTTCTTTCCCTCGCTGCTTACTCTCTCCCtactcagcctctctctccctctctctccctctctctccctccttattcCCACACTCCACTCCCTgactgttcctctctctccccacttacttAGTTCCCCTtctccctgccccccctcccccgccctctccctctctgtcggcctttctcactctcacttgatctcctgctttctcttttcttacttttctccccactctccctctctctctctttcgttctctctgtctgcctccttACTCTCTCAAACTCctgctctgtctttgtctttcttttctatttGTTGTTTTTCTTCCCCCACTCGCTCCTCTTGTCTGCCGGCATCGGGCAGATCTGATAATAATTATGGGCTCTGCTGTGAAAGCCGTTCTCATCCCGCGCCTTTGATGGCCTGTTTTCCTATTCAATTAAACACTGCCATCGCACGACCACATCCCTCATACCCAAACACAGGCCACAATTGAATCTTATTAAGCGAGAGTTGACTTTGGCCTCGTTGACCCATGTCTACATAAACCCCCTCTCAAAGCAATACATCCATCGCTACGCTACGCTAGCTGGCCATGGCCgccctgctccgctctgctctgctctgctctgctcctcttcgctcggctctgctctgctcggctttCCATGTGAAAGGGTTGAACCCTGGGAGAGTGTGGGAGACAAACAGAAGACAGGTATCTTTTtacttctttttccttctttctctctctcctttgctctctctttcactctctccctctccctctgtctctctctgtctctctctctctctctctctctatctatctatctcttatgcgtgcacacacacacacacacacataagcacgcacactcacacacactcagtgcccatgcacacactcacacacactcacgtgtccaagagacatgcacaaacagatgtgcacacacatacacacagatgtgcacaatAATTACACGGAAACCTGCATAACTCTTCAGACAAGTGGTGGGAATGCACAAAACGAAGAAAATAAGCAGACCATTTATGCAAATCAGCACTCATACGGTACCTATGCACAGACTTGCAATATCACACTGCTTTACACCTGTGAGAAAGAAtagtcaagtctctctctctttctctttctctttctctctctctctctctctctctctctctctctctctctctctctctctctctctctctctctctctctctctctctctctctctctcagctatccACAATAGGAATGTCAGCCAGTggctcactttcactctcacgttctctttctctctctctctctctctctctctctctctctctctctctctctctctctctctctctctctctctctctctctctctctctccacaatacCTCAGGAGGGGAAAGTATGCATTGAGTGCAGGGGAGGAAATATGATGCCATAAATGTTTTGATCTGTTGGACAGACATTGCAGCTCAGTTCCTCTGCAGCCTTCCAGCTGGGGCGTgggggagtgtagtgtagtgtgtgtgt is part of the Engraulis encrasicolus isolate BLACKSEA-1 chromosome 9, IST_EnEncr_1.0, whole genome shotgun sequence genome and encodes:
- the pi15a gene encoding peptidase inhibitor 15-A, which encodes MHESYLAIDILLLCISCGASAWAAYKPSASSTIPITNFTDIGAAMNFRAETVSLPKTRRKRYISQNDMLAILDYHNKVRGKVFPPASNMEYMVWDETLAKTAEDWAATCLWEHGPRSLLRFLGQNLSVRTGRYRSILQLVKPWYDEVKDYSFPYPRDCNPRCPLKCYGPMCTHYTQMVWATSNKVGCAIHTCHNMNVWGSVWKRATYLVCNYSPKGNWIGEAPYKVGVPCSMCPPSYGGSCSNNMCFPAVNSNYLHWFK